ctttcatattaggttgcaggcatgttttcataggtcgtagttaggtgagagtctttacaaattttacttctttctatcttttacatattttcaccttgtgcttatttgagtgttttgagcgacccgcgagagtccaatttgataagtctctacagttgatggtTCAGCGAATTTTTAACgacatcataactcgtttgcatgactcacattgctaattgattgttagttattgcattaaattggtttaggcttgacagtttgcatttcgctctgagattgaactcgttccattaggttttaggatcgagtctacttcttgcttggggacaagcaaggttttggtttggggaagtttgatgcgtatcatttatatgatgttttacaccctactttacacgtatttcagagctcaattgagtagtttatgctactatttcccttgtttcgtgtatttcttccttttcttgtgattttgtaagaatatgaagatttcagtagaaaataagccgaatccgtccctaagtacttagcattgcatttgacatggagtattgactcgaagaatgagcttggtgcgcgtttcaaggcctaaagatagcaaaagcaagggtgcgtacgagtttaacaagcaaagaagcattttacgatattgcagcctcgttcagatggctatatctcgagttctagagcagataatcaagtgattccaattggagatgaaatcttatcctcttagctttccaacgccacgtagaacgcctgatttgaccaagtaacgaagaaatggcagctgttttaagatcggtgcgctgcaggaatcgtcgaaTGCAGTGCATTCaagacctttggtcgatcgaccgccatagtGGTCAATCGACTACtccacgggtctgacgcaaaataaaagatcgagaattccaaagcccattgtgattaggtttaggaataaaggttacgcaggattatttctatataatgtatccttagttttcagaataagcatTGATTTTGATCATCGAGTTCTCTGAGatacattagtttagattatttccaTTAATAAAGTCTCTAGTTTCGCATTCGGTTTTCGATCTTCTCTTTTCAATTCCTTTACACGGTATCCTCTGTTCCTTTATTCAGTTTTACTGCTTTCCTTCGTAGTataagaattgctaggttagatcgcCCGAAGCcaaatttatcgttttatgttaattgttcattttattaattcaagtatgaattcgttagctttaattgttgattttgttgcttccaatatttctagtatgagtagctaagtacccttcactaagatgtaggggatctatggcgtagatggcattagaataggtgacctcgcattagggcttggtcgatcgactggcttaaccagTCGGTCGATCGATTGCCGTTGGTCGATCGATTTgggatagttggtcgatcgatcgacttcaGCGTCTggtttttctttgtttgtttcgttaagtgctttatctttcaatgagaccgagaggagacttgatagatgcttaaacttgaccatcccgtagatcgagagataggaatgggcaataattaacgaattaaaacgactaaattgctaagatcgagagataacgtgatttagtttgcattaggaatcattaatcaagaacgagagttagtattaatgagacttagggattagtagcataggccgagaggtagttactttttgacatggaccgagaggacttgttttccccatccttcgcgaccgtatttcgaagttacctaggattatgtgccatcgcagctatagtgaaccgaccgtcttagcatttcttttatcattgtttaccgtccCTTGcaatctttatttatttatttaatttatgtcatTAGATTTAGATTCAATTcttatcaaaacccccacaatagttactgTTAGACTAAAATTtgaaacaactattatctccctacctccctgcggatcgacccttactaccgcttgctagcagtagtttggaatttataaatattatttttggtacttacttcgacaggtatcacccCATTCAATGGAATCATAGGCTTTCTGAAGATCTAGCTTAAACATACACCTGGGAGATGCAGCCTTTCTATTGTACATTCTAACCAGGTCTTGACAAATAAGGATATTTTCTAGGATACTTCTACCTTTAACAAAAGCCCCCTGATTTTTACTTATGATATCATGCAGTACCAAGGCCAACCTAGCACACAAGATTTTGGAGATGACTTTATAAAGTACATTACAGCAAGAGATAGGCCTGTAATGCACAACACTAGTTGGCCTATCAATTTTAGGGATCAAAGTTATGACAGTAGCATTAATCTGAGAAAGTAGCTGACCAGAATCAAAGAAGTTAATAATGGAAGCACAAATCTCATCCCCAACCACATCCCAAGCATCTTTATAAAACTGACTATTATAGCCATCAGGACCAGGTGATTTACAGCTTGGAATGCTAAACAGGCAAGCTTTAACCTCAGCACTAGTTACTGGTTTTGCCAGAATAGACCAGTGGTCCTCAGAACAACAAGGACCCTTTCTGACCACAGCCAAAGTTAACTTGATCAGTAGGATTTTGAGTACCTAGCAGCTTCTgataataagttaaaaatgcatccTGAATAGAACCACCTTCAGTACAAAGAACACCCTGCATATCCTCAATCTGGAAAACCTTATTCAACATAATCCTTTTCTTAATTGCACGATGAAAATAGGAAGTATTCAGATCCCCCTCTAGAGACCACTGCAATTTGGCCTTCTGAGTAAGGAAACTATCCCTAGCTGTAATGAGCCCCTTTAAATCACCAGACAGATCAAGTTCCTGTTGAATCAAATCAAAATCCCTTGGATTATCAACTAACTTCTCTTGTATCTCCTCCAAAGCTCTACTAGCTATGGTGGTGCTGTTCTCTATATCAGAAAAACAGGTAGTATTCAGCTTCTTGAGGACAGGTTTTAAAGCTTTTAGCTTCTTCACCATAGAAAACATCTTAGTGCCTTTATATTTCTGATTCCACACACTTGCAACATGTGCCTTGAAAGAATCAGCTgcccccacatattaaagtacttaAAACTTCGTCTACCATCAAATTCAGCTTTCCTATTCACCACTGTACACGGGCAATGGTCAAACAATCCTTCAGGATGGAAATGAGCCATATAATCACCAAAATCATCAAGCCATTCCTGATTGCCCATAGCTCTATCTAACCTGCTATAAACTCTAGCATTAGGTTCCTGCTTATTAGACCAAGTATATAGAGCCCCTGTAGCATTGATGTCCTCCATTCCACAAAGTGAAACACACTCCTGAAAATGCTTCATTTCTGCTTCAGTAGTGCTTCCACCCAGTCTCTCAATAGGAGATAAAACAGCATTAAAATCCCCCATCCATAACCAAGGTGACACACAGGTCTGAGACTGTAGTTTCAAAAAATTCCATAAGGCAATTCTCTCATTCAAGTCATTGAATGCATAAATCATTGTAAGGTAAAACTTCTTATTATCAACTCTAGAGTGGACATACATATGGATATGTTGAGCTCCATATGAAAGAAATTGCAAATCAAAGAGATTAGGTTTCCAGAACACCCAAATTCTCCCACCCTTATGCCAACTACAGTTAGTAGTAATACTCCAACCATCACAAAGAGAGGTATTCTTTTTAAGAAGATTATtaggtttgatctttgtttcAATAAGACCAAACAAACCAACCCCATGATTGTGCAAAAACCATTTAACTACTTTCTGTTTATTCAGGTCATTtagacccctaacattccaaaaaccgATGTTATGCATTGTTAACAGTTTGAGGAGGGTCTTTCCCACTGTCACCAACTATACCAGTAGGAGTGTTAGCTACCAGAACATCCACAAAAGtatattttgaaaatttatcAGATAACCTTATCCCCACAATGCCCTCCTGCCTAGTATTTTTCATTATTTGTTTAGCAGGTGTTGGCCTCACACTAGGAGTAGCCCTAACACTAGACAGAGGAGGGAATGCTGCAGAGGTAAAAGGTGGAGGGGACACTGTACTCTGCACAGGAGGCTTTTGTACAGGTCTCCAAACCTGTTTCTGTTGCTGCACACCCTTCACTTTCTGAGCTTTTTTAGCAGATGGCCTTCCAGGTTTCCTACATTGAGTAGCATTATGGCCTATACCATTACAGCTAGTACAAGACCTAGGCATCCACTCATAATCAACACCAACAGAAACAACCTTGCCAGTTTCATCCAAAAATTTAACTTTATCAGGTAATTCCTGATCCATTTGTAATTCCACCAAGACCCTAGCAAAGCTTAAACGAACTTTATCATGTGTGTCCTTGTCTTCCTGAACAAATTTACCCACTAAACCTGCAATAGAAGACAAACAATCCCCCCAAAACTTCAGAGGAACCCCAGATAAACGAACCCACACAGGTACAGTTTCCACTTTAGCCTTAACCAGTTCCATATCCAGAACCCATGGTTTGATAACCACAGGTTGTTATCAAAAAGATAATAAACAGACTTTAACAGAGCATCCCTTGCCCCCACTGTGGTAAATCTTACAAGAAAAGCACCATTATCCAAGAAGGAGACTCTGTCAATACCAAACTTGTCCCAAACTCGATATATGAACGATTCAACCAACTCCCAAGGTGGATTAGCGCCTAAAATGTAACAAAAAACAGCATTATTCCAAAAGTCTACCTCTTTTTTTATGTCAGCAGACGTAAATTGAAGAAGACATGTCACATCTTCCTCCTCATCTATCGTCTCCAATACAGGAACATCTTTTCCATTCTTATGCAATATCCACCCAGCACCAGTAACTTCCGCCGTTGCATCAGACATGTCAAGAACAGGGATTCCATTTAACTCCCTTAAAGAAGCTATCTTTTGGGCATCAGCTAACCCTGGACCTTCAAAGTTAGTACCTTTAGTTTTTTGTTGCGACGAGGAAGAACGTTTAGAAGAAAGAAGAtcattttttggattttgataCGAATTGGTAATAGATTTCAACGGAGTAAATCTGTTGTTAGTTGTAAATTTCATGACTGCCATGCTGATAAACCCTAAAATCTATGCAAAAGTTTTAGAGCTTTCTCTCTCTTGTTTATCTCTCATAGCTATTTTATTACTAttggaattgattaacttgtatcgtcatataattaatcaactttacagattagggcatcatcctttaggtgtgaccttaggggatcaactgaccaccaccgtcccacgacagtaacgtcaaactctagcaagccaatcgttaccgattaatgttgatcagttaactatataatgaatcatcccttacgtattcttcaaatgagatttaaacatgtgatcaatatgatcgacaattgtgatcgcattattgtcggggacacttactccaacaatctcccacttgtcctcgacaagtgtgcgtcaccaattctcttgtcctattactatctcccactcaatgcaaggtgtctttcgggtcgtacttgcaagtgatcatatcgagagtggtttcctcgatctggagaataactgatttgaccggaattatctaccatagataccatccgagcgtggccacgcatttccagttcattactcctcgagtggccctgagatattgttttaaccctgacaaaggggtggacaattcctatcgcaccattcccttcgactagccacagccatcataacccaaaatatgcccatttgaccccatttacgaaggtcgtagtaacaaaaatcaaagctaatctgaaactgtgccatcttaggcgaacagtctttagtcaaaagaatcgactcattagaatactatagtagctctcgccacgaccaagctatataaatttgccagaactctataagcggtcactgcacgacaaagtgttcctaacagtctgcctatgtgatcgactagtcatctcacatgactgtatggcactgaacttgccatcaattgcatcacactctagtcacttcgagacgtcacctcatacaagtgactatgggcgaatactatgttaatccgggttcactttaacggggttcaatatcgtcatacaacccgtttggatgtaacaaagtataataaaagtgttttaaagtaaaactcgaacgacaaatgtgattatcacatatgaatagtcaatgcctgattattatttcatattctataatctaatttgatcttgtatgtagttgttcatctcaatccaattgaaatgatatgactcatcatgttaagcctatgaataggcattgtaagtaggtcttagcaactccctgctcaaccttgctacatacttgttttcctttcgtaatgtatacatttgcattacaaaactttctgagtacgtgtctagatccaatctagacataggctttctggccttaaaatagctcccactgttttcacagtgtgcgggactcatccctcttgcacatcccatgattgcaagtgtactcaatttcccttgtaaatatttctcattgttctttattgcctagaacgattctagaaaatctatttcttaaataacatagccacaatggtaacttaaccatcctgatgtgttttgattatggttttgtcggaaaccatgcgcaatctcaattgtcaattgtcatttatgtaacacccttacacaaaattgcatcaaaaaaactttgctttacatccttaatgcgtctgcaagcacttaagggtaatctttatggcttacttggtaaatattacttaaattcgatttgaaacaattcatcatactcaaagtatatgaaatgttatactccctccataccagaccaatggtaacacttacctaatacggtcgtaccacaccaatggtaacattccttatttggcccacaacattaccaagttatccttataccttttttatatttacacaaaatgccattacataccccacctatcaacccaaaattaaacccacaattacataccccacatatttttttctctctttacccctacttttaccctcttttcttaaaaaccccATTTTTTACCATGTTACCATTTGTCTGGTATGGAGAGagtacatcatttcctatttaattgatttggcagaggatacaaatggaatcaatcaaatatgttcaattcgattgaactagtcatgaatcttatcaacataagactccttatttgacattaatatcatgtagatttatctcc
The Silene latifolia isolate original U9 population chromosome 11, ASM4854445v1, whole genome shotgun sequence genome window above contains:
- the LOC141613665 gene encoding uncharacterized protein LOC141613665, with the translated sequence MAVMKFTTNNRFTPLKSITNSYQNPKNDLLSSKRSSSSQQKTKGTNFEGPGLADAQKIASLRELNGIPVLDMSDATAEVTGAGWILHKNGKDVPVLETIDEEEDVTCLLQFTSADIKKEVDFWNNAVFCYILGANPPWELVESFIYRVWDKFGIDRVSFLDNGAFLVRFTTVGARDALLKSVYYLFDNNLWLSNHGFWIWNWLRLKWKLYLCLVGKFVQEDKDTHDKVRLSFARVLVELQMDQELPDKVKFLDETGKVVSVGVDYEWMPRSCTSCNGIGHNATQCRKPGRPSAKKAQKVKGVQQQKQVWRPVQKPPVQSTVSPPPFTSAAFPPLSSVRATPSVRPTPAKQIMKNTRQEGIVGIRLSDKFSKYTFVDVLVANTPTGIVGDSGKDPPQTKVVKWFLHNHGVGLFGLIETKIKPNNLLKKNTSLCDGWSITTNCSWHKGGRIWVFWKPNLFDLQFLSYGAQHIHMYVHSRVDNKKFYLTMIYAFNDLNERIALWNFLKLQSQTCVSPWLWMGDFNAVLSPIERLGGSTTEAEMKHFQECVSLCGMEDINATGALYTWSNKQEPNARVYSRLDRAMGNQEWLDDFGDYMAHFHPEGLFDHCPCTVKYKGTKMFSMVKKLKALKPVLKKLNTTCFSDIENSTTIASRALEEIQEKLVDNPRDFDLIQQELDLSGDLKGLITARDSFLTQKAKLQWSLEGDLNTSYFHRAIKKRIMLNKVFQIEDMQGVLCTEGGSIQDAFLTYYQKLLVTSAEVKACLFSIPSCKSPGPDGYNSQFYKDAWDVVGDEICASIINFFDSGQLLSQINATVITLIPKIDRPTSVVHYRPISCCNVLYKVISKILCARLALVLHDIISKNQGAFVKGRSILENILICQDLVRMYNRKAASPRCMFKLDLQKAYDSIEWGDTCRSI